GCATGCCCCAAGGGTCTCTTCGAGATTGTCGAAGACGACTACGACGACCGGGTCGCGGCCATCAAGGACAGCCTGCGCAAGCGGGTCAACTACGAGTGCATGGACTGCAAGCCCACGCACGACGTGCCGCCCCTGCCCTGCGTGAC
This DNA window, taken from Candidatus Tanganyikabacteria bacterium, encodes the following:
- a CDS encoding ferredoxin, which encodes MIANYGYRDGSGEYFITIDTDRCVPCQDRACVAACPKGLFEIVEDDYDDRVAAIKDSLRKRVNYECMDCKPTHDVPPLPCVTACAAGAVAHSW